A single bacterium DNA region contains:
- a CDS encoding cytochrome c biogenesis protein CcdA — protein sequence MTDLLKWVTDALQSDSMGAMALPLAFLLGLVSAVASACCTLPAMGMLVAYSGTQQNVNRRASLVASAWFLIGTTLALIVLGFVAGLVGQAAQAFFGRSWKLFAGVVAVVFGLATLKMLPFKLPILARKEGVSSAFGGKWGAALGGLFLGGGVAACSLPCNPGIFIVIGASILMGKFLWGMVLMALFAVGFSLPLAAVLLGVSFGKASLKMQKADAVIRAVAGVLLIGAGFYLLATY from the coding sequence ATGACCGACTTGCTTAAATGGGTAACAGATGCGCTTCAGAGTGACAGCATGGGGGCGATGGCATTACCGCTGGCCTTTTTACTCGGCTTGGTAAGTGCCGTGGCGAGCGCATGCTGCACCCTGCCGGCAATGGGAATGTTGGTGGCATATTCGGGCACGCAACAAAATGTGAACCGGCGCGCGTCGCTGGTTGCATCAGCCTGGTTCCTGATCGGCACCACACTCGCGTTGATAGTTCTGGGGTTTGTGGCAGGTCTGGTCGGTCAGGCTGCGCAGGCATTTTTTGGGCGGTCCTGGAAACTGTTCGCAGGTGTTGTGGCAGTCGTTTTCGGGTTAGCGACGTTGAAAATGCTTCCCTTCAAACTTCCGATTTTAGCCCGGAAGGAGGGGGTGTCTTCGGCTTTCGGAGGAAAGTGGGGCGCGGCACTCGGGGGCTTGTTCCTGGGCGGCGGGGTGGCCGCCTGTTCGCTCCCCTGCAACCCGGGCATCTTCATTGTCATAGGGGCTAGTATCCTGATGGGAAAGTTCCTGTGGGGCATGGTGCTCATGGCCCTCTTTGCCGTCGGGTTCAGTTTGCCGTTGGCCGCCGTCCTATTGGGTGTGTCGTTTGGGAAGGCCTCGCTCAAGATGCAAAAGGCTGATGCGGTGATTAGAGCGGTTGCAGGAGTTCTGTTGATCGGGGCGGGTTTCTATTTGTTGGCCACTTACTAA
- a CDS encoding cation-translocating P-type ATPase, with translation MPESNSVRSERRREILVLAFAPALILVLILASWGLAHWHIGPVYLNAFLALAAVLLGGTPRFIAGFRDVSRKRITVNVFVTVALAATIAIGEFRPAAIIILIMSVVGALESYALDKTRRSIRALLDLAPQTATVRRNGEEVTVPVAELQAGDQVVVRPGERIPVDGTVFAGASSVNQAPITGESMPVEKLAGSSVFSGTLNESGRLEIRTEKVGEGTTLARIVHLVQEAQGSRAPIQNLADRFTTWFLPTVVGLAVVAFFVTGDVKAAVSVLLVACPCAFAIATPTAVTAGISNMAKRAILIKGGMFLELAHTIDHLLVDKTGTFTFGRPKVMEIVTFNERTPEDILRLACIAEKYSEHPLGRAILAAGKDEKLSIPDPEHFSSAAGMGVEAAYGSAKILVGKPSFIQDAGLSLTPQIEQAIAQQSEQGRTAVLVANNNELLGLLAIADEIRPEIPAALLALKGMGVKRITMLTGDNPKVAAAVARVIGVDDFQSELLPEQKLAFVKKCQAQGQVVGMIGDGVNDAPALAQADVGIAMGAAGTDVAIETADVTLMNDDISGVADFMWMSATVLRRIKLNIFFSMIYNVIGLTLSVVGLMTPIIAVIFQEAGCVTVVISSTLLLWSKGRPPLAS, from the coding sequence ATGCCTGAGTCTAATAGTGTTCGTTCCGAAAGGCGCCGGGAGATACTGGTGCTCGCCTTTGCCCCTGCGCTGATCCTGGTTTTGATCCTGGCGAGTTGGGGACTCGCCCACTGGCATATTGGCCCCGTCTACCTGAACGCGTTTTTGGCACTAGCAGCGGTGTTGCTAGGTGGAACCCCGCGTTTCATCGCGGGTTTCAGGGATGTCTCGCGCAAACGGATCACGGTCAACGTGTTCGTGACGGTGGCGCTTGCGGCAACGATTGCCATAGGAGAGTTCCGTCCGGCGGCCATCATCATCCTCATCATGTCGGTGGTCGGGGCGTTGGAGAGTTACGCGCTGGATAAAACACGGCGCAGTATCCGGGCCCTTCTGGATCTGGCACCACAGACCGCAACGGTGCGTCGCAACGGCGAGGAAGTCACCGTGCCGGTTGCGGAGCTCCAGGCTGGTGATCAGGTCGTGGTCCGGCCGGGGGAGCGAATTCCCGTGGATGGCACGGTGTTTGCCGGCGCGAGCAGCGTCAACCAGGCCCCCATCACTGGCGAATCCATGCCGGTGGAGAAGCTGGCCGGAAGTTCCGTGTTCAGCGGAACGCTTAACGAATCGGGCCGGCTGGAGATCAGGACAGAGAAAGTCGGTGAAGGCACTACGTTGGCACGGATCGTCCACCTGGTGCAGGAAGCCCAGGGTTCCCGCGCTCCCATTCAAAACCTGGCCGACCGCTTCACGACGTGGTTTCTGCCCACGGTTGTGGGGCTGGCCGTGGTGGCCTTCTTTGTTACCGGCGACGTCAAGGCGGCGGTCTCAGTTCTACTGGTGGCCTGTCCCTGCGCCTTTGCCATTGCGACCCCGACCGCGGTGACGGCAGGCATCTCAAACATGGCCAAGCGGGCGATCCTGATCAAGGGGGGGATGTTTCTGGAGTTGGCCCACACGATCGACCACCTGCTGGTTGACAAGACGGGAACGTTTACCTTCGGTAGACCGAAAGTGATGGAGATCGTCACATTCAACGAGCGAACGCCGGAGGACATCCTCCGCCTTGCGTGTATCGCGGAGAAATACTCCGAACACCCCTTGGGCCGCGCCATCCTGGCGGCTGGGAAGGATGAAAAACTTTCGATTCCTGACCCGGAGCACTTCAGCAGTGCCGCCGGCATGGGCGTGGAGGCGGCATACGGTAGCGCCAAGATCCTCGTAGGCAAGCCATCGTTTATCCAGGACGCTGGTCTAAGCCTCACGCCTCAAATCGAGCAGGCCATCGCGCAACAATCGGAGCAGGGGCGCACTGCGGTGCTGGTCGCGAATAATAACGAGTTGTTGGGATTACTCGCAATTGCCGACGAAATCCGCCCGGAAATACCCGCCGCCCTCCTTGCCCTCAAGGGAATGGGGGTTAAACGGATTACAATGTTGACGGGCGATAATCCGAAGGTGGCCGCCGCCGTCGCCCGTGTGATCGGTGTTGACGACTTCCAGTCTGAACTGCTTCCCGAACAGAAGCTGGCGTTCGTCAAGAAGTGTCAGGCGCAAGGACAGGTAGTCGGGATGATCGGGGACGGCGTCAACGATGCGCCCGCCCTCGCTCAGGCTGATGTGGGCATCGCCATGGGCGCCGCCGGCACGGACGTGGCCATTGAAACGGCCGATGTCACGCTGATGAACGACGATATTTCGGGCGTTGCGGACTTTATGTGGATGTCGGCAACAGTGCTTCGCCGCATCAAGCTGAACATCTTTTTTTCGATGATCTACAACGTCATCGGCCTCACCCTGAGTGTGGTCGGACTGATGACACCCATTATCGCGGTGATCTTTCAGGAGGCGGGTTGTGTGACGGTCGTGATCAGTTCGACCCTGTTGCTCTGGTCAAAAGGGCGGCCCCCATTGGCTAGTTGA